The Corynebacterium camporealensis genome contains a region encoding:
- a CDS encoding alpha/beta hydrolase — translation MSNENKSVEDNARPLEEGQEWYIGGHDRQMSEKEQLEQLGSYIDAHYELPDFQPPWVGGGSPEADNYCAKLPDRITHAAMLVLGSGVDHSLPGVVYTDQIEVRDTEAGQVFVPPEPTGKWAVSLHSGGWWRGSGQALEMQWRPEVAAAAQLSGTTIIDVDYPLAPEHTVADMVAAVQQAVDYAKAQGAKSVTLWGYSSGAALAALVPADAYVLTFPDFGALANLPDELRAGYEVPGELSNALVQTATEDEIAEPVTLTDSATYEEYVARHRISTPAVARQRIRATAEYLRSV, via the coding sequence ATGTCTAATGAGAACAAATCGGTAGAGGATAATGCCCGTCCGCTAGAGGAGGGCCAGGAGTGGTACATCGGTGGCCACGACCGGCAGATGAGTGAGAAAGAGCAGCTGGAACAGCTGGGCTCTTATATTGATGCGCACTATGAGCTGCCGGATTTCCAGCCGCCGTGGGTAGGGGGTGGGTCGCCGGAGGCTGATAATTACTGTGCGAAGCTGCCCGATCGCATCACGCACGCCGCGATGTTGGTTCTTGGTAGCGGGGTGGATCATTCGCTTCCGGGAGTGGTCTACACCGACCAGATTGAGGTGCGCGATACCGAGGCGGGCCAGGTGTTTGTGCCGCCGGAGCCTACTGGCAAGTGGGCGGTGTCGTTGCACTCCGGTGGCTGGTGGCGCGGTTCGGGGCAGGCGCTGGAGATGCAGTGGCGTCCGGAGGTCGCCGCGGCAGCGCAACTGTCGGGAACCACGATTATCGATGTGGATTATCCGCTCGCCCCGGAGCACACCGTTGCGGATATGGTCGCTGCGGTGCAGCAGGCAGTTGATTATGCCAAGGCCCAGGGCGCGAAGTCGGTGACGCTGTGGGGCTATTCCTCCGGTGCGGCGCTGGCAGCGCTCGTTCCTGCCGATGCCTACGTGCTCACCTTCCCAGACTTCGGTGCGTTGGCCAATCTTCCCGATGAATTGCGCGCGGGGTATGAGGTGCCGGGGGAGCTTTCGAATGCATTGGTGCAGACGGCTACGGAAGACGAAATCGCGGAGCCCGTGACGTTGACGGACTCCGCGACTTATGAGGAGTATGTGGCACGCCACCGGATTTCCACCCCGGCGGTGGCGCGCCAGCGCATTCGCGCTACTGCGGAGTATCTCCGCAGCGTTTAG